One stretch of Pelmatolapia mariae isolate MD_Pm_ZW linkage group LG3_W, Pm_UMD_F_2, whole genome shotgun sequence DNA includes these proteins:
- the LOC134624966 gene encoding zinc finger protein 271-like, with protein sequence MSSTQKDQHGPRSQHSQEADKPHRRRGEKTYSCDLCGKSFARAGGLKKHQLIHSGFKPYSCDLCGKSFARAGGLKKHQLIHSGVKPYSCDLCGKSFVQAGNLKTHQLIHSGFKPYSCDLCGKSFTQAGALKTHQLIHSGVKPYSCDLCGKSFARTGGLKKHQIIHSGVKLYSCDLCGKPFTHAQSLKRHQLIHSGVNAYSCDLCGKPFARAGALKKHQLIHSGVKPYSCDLCGKPFTHAQSLKRHQLIHSGVNAYSCDLCGKSFARAGALKKHQLIHSGVKPYSCDLCGKPFTHAQSLKRHQLIHSGVKPYSCDLCGKSFARAGGLKKHQLIHSGVKPYSCELCGKSFSRAGALKIHQLIHSGVKPYSCDLCGQSFARAGGLKKHQLIHSGVKPYSCDLCGKWFTQAENLKTHQLIHSGFKPYNCDLCGKSFTQAGALKTHQLIHSGVKPYSCDLCGKSFTLAQNLKTHQLIHSGFKPYSCDLCGKSFTQAGALKTHQLIHSGVKAYSCDLCGKSFTLAQSLKKHQLIHSGV encoded by the exons atgtcttcaacacaaaag gaccaacatggaccaAGAAGTCAGcactctcaggaggccgacaaacctcacagaagaaggGGAGAGAAaacgtacagctgtgacttgtgtggaaagtcttttgcccgggctggaggcttaaaaaagcaccaactcatccacagtggatttaaaccttacagctgtgacttgtgtggaaagtcttttgcccgggctggaggcttaaaaaagcaccaactcatccacagtggagttaaaccttacagctgtgacttgtgtggaaaatcGTTTGTGCaggctggaaacttaaaaacacaccaactcatccacagtggatttaaaccttacagctgtgacttgtgtggaaagtcttttactcaGGCTGGagccttaaaaacacaccaactcatccacagtggagttaaaccatacagctgtgacttgtgtggaaagtcttttgccCGAACTGGaggcttaaaaaaacaccaaatcatccacagtggagttaaactttacagctgtgacttgtgtggaaagccTTTTACCCATGCTCaaagcttaaaaagacaccaactcatccacagtggagttaatgcgtacagctgtgacttgtgtggaaagccTTTTGCCCGGGCTGGagccttaaaaaaacaccaactcatccacagtggagttaaaccttacagctgtgacttgtgtggaaagccTTTCACCCATGCTCaaagcttaaaaagacaccaactcatccacagtggagttaatgcgtacagctgtgacttgtgtggaaagtcttttgccCGGGCTGGagccttaaaaaaacaccaactcatccacagtggagttaaaccttacagctgtgacttgtgtggaaagccTTTTACCCATGCTCaaagcttaaaaagacaccaactcatccacagtggagttaaaccttacagctgtgacttgtgtggaaagtcttttgcccgggctggaggcttaaaaaagcaccaactcatccacagtggagttaaaccttacagctgtgagttgtgtggaaagtctttttcccgGGCTGGAGCCTTAAAAatacaccaactcatccacagtggagttaaaccttacagctgtgacttgtgtggacagTCTTTTGCCCGGGCTGGAGGCTTAAAAAagcaccaactcatccacagtggagttaaaccttacagctgtgacttgtgtggaaagtggTTTACCCAGGcagaaaacttaaaaacacaccaactcattcacagtggatttaaaccttacaactgtgacttgtgtggaaagtcttttacccaggctggagccttaaaaacacaccaactcatccacagtggagttaaaccttacagctgtgacttgtgtggaaagtcttttacccttgctcaaaacttaaaaacacaccaactcattcacagtggatttaaaccttacagctgtgacttgtgtggaaagtcttttactcaGGCTGGagccttaaaaacacaccaactcatccacagtggagttaaagcgtacagctgtgacttgtgtggaaagtcttttacccttgCTCAAAGCTTAAAAAagcaccaactcatccacagtggagtttaA